TGATTTTTCTTGGATTTAAAAAATGCTAATAGTCCAAAAGCAAGTGCAAGGATAGCTGGAATAAACGATAATTTATATAGTGGTAAGACTGAAAGAATTACAGCTAATACAGCAAAAATTAATCCTAATATTATACTTATTTTTCTCATGATGTTAGTTTTTTAATCCAGTCGCAGATTTTATTTTTAACTCACCACTTCCAACAGCTATTTTAAATTTAGCATACACAGGTATTTTGTTGTCGTCAGCAGTTAACCAAAGTAAATTGGCATTGTTTCCTTTTAAAAAGTTGTTACCTGCAACGCTAATGGCTAGTTTATAACATTCTTTTTTACCAATAGCAGTATTAATAGTTTCTTTAGCAAGTAAAGTAAAGCTAAGTTTGGTCATTTTATTATCAAATAAGACTGTAAAAGAGTCTGAAGCACCTATTGGAGCTTTATTGATATCTAAGGTTCTAATTTTATAAATCGTAGAGACAATATCTCTAGTATTTCCATTTATTTTTACATTATTATTTTGATCCCAAAAACCTGTTTTAGTTTTTTTAGTCTTTTTTCTAATTAAGCTTTCTACAAGATTAGCTTTATGGTTGTACTTATATTTTACAAATTTGTAATAACCACCTTCATTAATCTCTCTGTTATATAAATACGGAGTGACAGTTCTAGGGTTTACATAGCTTTCATATAGATCTCTAATTTTAAAATAACTATCAAAATCACTATAGGTAGTGGCAGTACATTTTAAATGTAATAAAGTTGCGCTACTAGTCTTCATTTCGCTAGTTTCCATCTTAACTTCTGCTATATCTGTTAATATTCCAGACATATTGTAAGAGGCAGCAAAAGTTAACTTTTCTCCAGCTTTAAAAGCTTTATTATCTTGAGCTTGCAAAAAACTGAAGGTTACAAATGCTAGTAATAATGTTAATTTAAATTTCATAAAAAGGTTATTTATTTGTCAAAGATATAACTTAACATTAATTGTGCCGAAATTATTGTCCTAATTTAATATAGTTGTTAAACCTTTTGAAAACCATGCTACTGTATTAGTCTATTTTGTACTTTTGTGACGTGATTAAAAAAGCGTTACATAAAATAGGATCTGCATTAATGGCATTAGTGGTGTTGTTGTCAACACTGTCTTTTACTGTTGAAAGCCATTATTGCGGAGATCATTTAGTAGATGTTGCTGTTTTTACCAAAGCAAAAAAATGCGGTACTCCTGTGGATACTGATAAAAACGTGGTTTTAAAAAAATCATGTTGTAAGGATGTTGTTAAAATTATTAAAGGTCAAGACCAACTAAAGTTAAATAGTTTTAACGATTTAGATGTTGCTAATCAATTTTTGATAACCTCTTTTGTTTTTACTTATTTTCATTTGTTTGAAAGTCTTCCAAAACAAATCATTCCACATAAAAATTATTCTCCTCCCAACTTGGTTATAGATTACCAGGTACTTCACGACGTATTTGTTATTTGATAAAAGGCTTTAATTATTTCGCTTAAGCGGAAATTATTTAAAGTTAATTTTATTAAATCATATTTATAATGACACATATTTATAAAGTTACAGGTATGACCTGTAATGGCTGTAAAGCTTCGGTAGAGAAGTCTTTACAATCTTTAAAAGCAGTTGTAGATGTTTCAGTTAATTTAGAGCAATCTGAGGCTGAAATAGACATGACTGAACATATTTCAATTAAACAATTACAAGACGTATTATCAGATAAGTTTCAAATAAGCGAAGTAAATACTTCTAAAAACCTATTTGATTCTGTTGCTAGTGATCAACATGATAAAAGTCAACTAAGACAACTGTTTCCGTTGTTTTTAATCTTCGGTTATATAACAACTGTTGCTATTTTACTAAATCTTAAAGCTTGGGAGTTGTCTAACTTTATGTTAGATTTTATGGGCTTATTTTATTTAGTATTTAGTTTTTTTAAATTCTTAGACTTAAAAGGGTTTCCTGAAAGTTTTAAAATGTACGACCCATTAGCTAAGGCTATTCCTAAGTATGGTTTAGTTTATCCATTTATCGAGCTGATTTTAGGTTTGTTATTTATTGCTAGAATTCAGATTCCGTTAGCCTTAATTATCACAATAGTTGTTTTAGGTATCACAACGTTTGGTGTAATTAAAACTTTGCTAGATAAAAAAACTATTCAATGTGCTTGCTTAGGGACAACGCTTAAACTACCAATGACTAAAGCGACCTTTATAGAAAACACCATTATGATACTTATGGCGGTTTGGATGTTAATTAAAATCTATAATTAGTTATGAAAAAATTATTGATACTATTTAGCTTTTTTCCAATACTTCTAATCGCACAAGAAAACTTAACAGGTACCATTTATGACGCTAGTCAAGGTGATGCAAAACAACCTTTATTTGGTGCTAATCTAATTTGGTCTGGCACTAGTGTAGGTACAGCTACAGATATTGATGGTAATTTTAGTTTGCCATTTGTAGAGAGTACTAATGATTTGATAATAAGTTATGTTGGGTTTAAATCTGACACAATAACTATAACGTCTTCAAATCCAATTAAACATGTTTTAGAGCCTACCAACAACCTTGATGAAGTTTTTGTGCAATCCAGAAAGGTAGCGACTTCAAGATCTTATTTAAAAGCTCAAAACACACTATTGGTAAGTAGTGACGAGCTTTTAAAAGCTGCTTGTTGTAATCTGTCGGAAAGCTTTGAAACTAACCCATCCATTGATGTCAATTTTAGTGATGCTGTTACAGGTACCAAACAAATAAAAATGCTAGGTCTTTCTAGTCCTTATATATTAATTGCTACAGAAAATATTCCTGCAATTAGAGGTGCTTCTCAAGCTTTTGGTCTTAGTTTTATTCCGGGTACTTGGGTAGAAAGTATTCAAATTACTAAAGGCGCAGGAAGTGTGGTTAATGGATTTGAAAGTATAGCTGGTCAGATTAATGCAGAGTTAGTTAAGCCTTCAACAGACAATAAATTTTTTGTTAATTTATATGGTGCAAGTAGTACACGATTAGAATTAAATACGCATTTTAATACTAAAATTAGTGATAAAGTTAGTACTGGTTTGTATTTGCATGGTAATACACATCAAGAAAAACATGATGTAAACAACGACGGATTTTTAGACATGCCTTTATATAATCAGGTAAATGTTATGAATCGTTGGCAATATACTAATCCAGAAAAAGGGTTAGTAACATTTGTTAATTTAAGGTATTTGGATGATAGTAAACAGTCAGGTCAACTTAACTTTAATCCTGATACAGATAAACTAACCACTAATGCTTGGGGAAGCGAGATAGATACAAAACGCTATGAGATTTCTACTAAGTTAGGGTATGTAAATCCAGAAATACCTTGGCAAAGTTTAGGTGTACAATTTGCTTTTAGTAATCATAAACAAGAATCTTATTTTGGTTTAAATGAATATAATATTGAACATACCAGTATATATTCTAACATTATTTATAACTCAATTATAGACGACTCTAGGCACAAGATTAAAACTGGTATAAATTACACTTATGATGATTACAATGAGTATGCTATTCAACAAGATTTTGAAAGAACTGAACGTTCTTTTGGTGGGTTTTTTGAATATTCGTTTGACGATTTAGAATACTTTACCATGACTGCAGGTCTGCGTGTGGATACTCATAATTTGTTAGGCGAGTTTATTACACCAAGACTACATATGCGATATTCACCTTGGAGTAAGTCTGCAATCAGAGCCTCTGTAGGTAGAGGTAAGCGTAGTGCTAATATATTTACTGAAAATCAAAATTTATTTGCCTCTTCGCGTGAATTTTCAATTTTAAATACCAACGGAACCATTTATGGTTTAGATCCAGAAATAGCATGGAACTATGGTGTATCTTATTTACAAGGGTTTAACCTTTTTGGAAGACAAGCCGATGTGACTTTAGATTTTTACCGTACAGATTTTCAAAATCAAGTTGTTGTTGATTTAGAGAATAGTCAAGAAGTAAATTTTTATAATTTAGAAGGAGATAGCTATGCTAATAGTTTTCAGGCCGAATTTAACTACAACGTATTTGAGCATTTTAATTTAAGGACTGCTTATAAATATTACGATGTAAAAACACAGTATAAATCAGGAAAGTTAATTAAGCCACTTACACCTAAACATAGGTTGTTTGCTAACGCTTCGTATGAAACCATTATTAAAAATAATAGTAACTGGAAGTTTGATTTAACCTATAACTGGTTAAGCGAGCAAAGGTTTCCTTCAACATTAAATAATCCTATTCAATATAAAATAGAGGATTATTCTAAGTCAATCGGAACTTTAAACGCACAAATAACTAGAGTGTTTTCTCCAAAATTCGAAGTATATTTAGGAGGAGAAAACATTACAAATTTAAGACAGGATAATCCTATAATTAGTGCAGACAATCCATTTGGAACAAGATTTGATACCAACTTTGTATATGGACCAATATTTGGTAGCATGTATTATGCAGGATTAAGATATAAATTAAAATAAAACCAATATAAAATGAAAAAACTAGTATTAGTATTAATAATGATTGCATCAACAGTAAGTTTTGCACAAGACAAAAACAAAAGAGAAAGTTTAGAAGTTGATGGTGTTTGCATGATGTGCAAATCAAGAATCGAAAAAGCATGTTTTAAAACCAAAGGTGTTAAAAGTGCTATTTGGAATGTCGAAACGCATGAGTTAAAATTAATTTTTGACGAAAATAAAACAAGTTTAAAAACTATCGAGCAAAATGTATTAGCTGTAGGTCATGATACAAAAGACTATAAAGCAACAGATGAAGCTTATGGTTCTGTGCATGATTGTTGTAAATACAGGGATGAAGAGGTTAAGGATGATCACAAAAATGATTAATCATAATTAATTGAAATAAAAAAAACGCCTGCAATTTGCAGGCGTTTTTTTATTACTTATTTAGTAATGTATAATTTTACTTATTAATTAAACCTAATAACTCAGTTTCCATCATAACATCAAACATATTAGCTTTAGGGTTAACAATTATAGCATTTTTGTCTACTATAAATATTTTGTTAACGGGTTTAAGTGACAGAAGTTCAATTGCATCCTCAACGTTTTCAAAATGATACTCGTTGGTTAAACTAAAGTTATTACGTCGTAAAATTTCGGCTTGCTCTCTGCTACTTATTTTATTAATAGAAATAGCAATAATATCAAACTCAGGGTATTTTTTTTGAAGATCGTTTGCACGCTCATGAGAAACTTTTAAGTGATATCTATCTTTAGCATCCCAAAAATAAATGATGGATGGTTTAGTAATAATATCCTTTAAGTGTTTAGTTTCTTCATTTTTATTAATCACCATTAAATCAGGAATCACTTGACCTGGCTTTAAAAGTTTATAAGAGTTGACTAGCTTAGTCGCTTTAAATTTTTGTTCATTATTAGTGCTTTTTGCTTGAAACGATTTTAATAACGTATCATAATCATCTACACTTTTTGAAGCATTAATAAACTTAATCATGTTGTAATATAACAATCTGTTTTTAATAAAGGTGTCAGATACCTTTTGCTCTATTAATGATAGCTTATCTAAATTATAATCTAGAGATTGGTTGTTGTAAGTATCGTCTTGTGAGTGTTTAAAGTGCTCTTGTAAGGCTATGTTGTTAAAATGAAACCTTAAAAAGGATACATAAGGTCTGTAATCTTTTAATAGCTTGTTGTTATAATCAATATCAGATCTAAAGTCAAAAAAGTCACTTGGTAGATTGTTAAAAATAGCTTCTTCATTTTGGCTATAATTAATAAACGGATAGGCTTCTTTACTATAATAATAATTGTAATCTATATTGGCTCTAGCATAAGCATCAAAAAGCTCAGTAGTTTTATGCTTGTCATTAAATTTGGAAAGCTTATCTAATTTATTTTGTCTAATTTGAGAAAGCTTAGCTTCAAATGCTTTAGGTTCTAATTGACTTATTTTTAAAATTTCTTGTTCTTGTTGTTCTGTTTCTAAAAACAAATCCATCAGGTAATTGTTTTCCTTTTCTCCAATACCATTAAAAACTAAAGACTCATCAAATTCCTTAGTATTAACTCTTACCATAATACTATCTAGAGGCTGTATTAAAAAGGACTGAGACTCTTTACCATCGTAAAAACTAAATAATCCAGGCTCAAAGTCATCAAAAACATATTTAAAACGATTATTACTATCTAAAAACACTGTATCAATAATCTCAGAAGATTTAAAAATGATAATATAATTGGTGCTTGGGTTAATAATTTCGCCTCCAAAAAATGCAGTATTATCCTTTAATGTCTTCTTATCTTTTTTACAAGAAAACATGACGCTAGAGCAAAGTAAAAGATAAATAAATAGTCTTGTATACATATGG
The genomic region above belongs to Olleya sp. Hel_I_94 and contains:
- a CDS encoding HYC_CC_PP family protein — its product is MIKKALHKIGSALMALVVLLSTLSFTVESHYCGDHLVDVAVFTKAKKCGTPVDTDKNVVLKKSCCKDVVKIIKGQDQLKLNSFNDLDVANQFLITSFVFTYFHLFESLPKQIIPHKNYSPPNLVIDYQVLHDVFVI
- a CDS encoding TonB-dependent receptor → MKKLLILFSFFPILLIAQENLTGTIYDASQGDAKQPLFGANLIWSGTSVGTATDIDGNFSLPFVESTNDLIISYVGFKSDTITITSSNPIKHVLEPTNNLDEVFVQSRKVATSRSYLKAQNTLLVSSDELLKAACCNLSESFETNPSIDVNFSDAVTGTKQIKMLGLSSPYILIATENIPAIRGASQAFGLSFIPGTWVESIQITKGAGSVVNGFESIAGQINAELVKPSTDNKFFVNLYGASSTRLELNTHFNTKISDKVSTGLYLHGNTHQEKHDVNNDGFLDMPLYNQVNVMNRWQYTNPEKGLVTFVNLRYLDDSKQSGQLNFNPDTDKLTTNAWGSEIDTKRYEISTKLGYVNPEIPWQSLGVQFAFSNHKQESYFGLNEYNIEHTSIYSNIIYNSIIDDSRHKIKTGINYTYDDYNEYAIQQDFERTERSFGGFFEYSFDDLEYFTMTAGLRVDTHNLLGEFITPRLHMRYSPWSKSAIRASVGRGKRSANIFTENQNLFASSREFSILNTNGTIYGLDPEIAWNYGVSYLQGFNLFGRQADVTLDFYRTDFQNQVVVDLENSQEVNFYNLEGDSYANSFQAEFNYNVFEHFNLRTAYKYYDVKTQYKSGKLIKPLTPKHRLFANASYETIIKNNSNWKFDLTYNWLSEQRFPSTLNNPIQYKIEDYSKSIGTLNAQITRVFSPKFEVYLGGENITNLRQDNPIISADNPFGTRFDTNFVYGPIFGSMYYAGLRYKLK
- a CDS encoding heavy-metal-associated domain-containing protein encodes the protein MKKLVLVLIMIASTVSFAQDKNKRESLEVDGVCMMCKSRIEKACFKTKGVKSAIWNVETHELKLIFDENKTSLKTIEQNVLAVGHDTKDYKATDEAYGSVHDCCKYRDEEVKDDHKND
- a CDS encoding DUF3108 domain-containing protein, yielding MKFKLTLLLAFVTFSFLQAQDNKAFKAGEKLTFAASYNMSGILTDIAEVKMETSEMKTSSATLLHLKCTATTYSDFDSYFKIRDLYESYVNPRTVTPYLYNREINEGGYYKFVKYKYNHKANLVESLIRKKTKKTKTGFWDQNNNVKINGNTRDIVSTIYKIRTLDINKAPIGASDSFTVLFDNKMTKLSFTLLAKETINTAIGKKECYKLAISVAGNNFLKGNNANLLWLTADDNKIPVYAKFKIAVGSGELKIKSATGLKN
- a CDS encoding heavy-metal-associated domain-containing protein, which translates into the protein MTHIYKVTGMTCNGCKASVEKSLQSLKAVVDVSVNLEQSEAEIDMTEHISIKQLQDVLSDKFQISEVNTSKNLFDSVASDQHDKSQLRQLFPLFLIFGYITTVAILLNLKAWELSNFMLDFMGLFYLVFSFFKFLDLKGFPESFKMYDPLAKAIPKYGLVYPFIELILGLLFIARIQIPLALIITIVVLGITTFGVIKTLLDKKTIQCACLGTTLKLPMTKATFIENTIMILMAVWMLIKIYN